The following is a genomic window from Patescibacteria group bacterium.
TACCAAGCTGCTGGATATCCGCTTGTTCAGAGATGGCCGGCTCGGTAACTACTACAGCCAAGGGTATAACCCGGTCATGCTTAGCTAGCTTGGCGGCGATGTTCGTGGCGGTGGCAGTAAGGTCTAGCTGTCGGCCAGATTGAGGTAAAGCGAACTGGTCTACGCGGCCATCGTCGCGCAGGACAAAGCGGGCATTTTGCGCCGACTGATCAATATCAGGAACGATGGTGGTAGTTAAGTAGTCAGCTAAACCGGCTGGATTCATTTTCAAGCCAAGGATCTGATTATTGAAATTGCTGGGATCGACTTGGGGAGTAAATTCCAGCAGTCGTTTAATAGTAAATGGTTTCATCGGGAAAGTTTTGTCAGCAAAAGTTAAATCGATGCCATCGGCGAGAATTTGCCGAGCGAAAATTAAGGCAGATTGTGTTTCTTCGTCCTGCACGCTAGCATCGCTAGTTTGTAACGTGAGAGGAATGCTGGTAGACCAAGCGGAAGTAATGACTACTTCTTGTAAGGCACCTTGCAGCGTATCGGTTTGGATAGTCTCCCCGGGGCGGCTGGGCACCAAAGCAAGTTCGTCGGTGGCATTAAACTGCAACGTGGCATTTTGCGGGATATTAATGAGGGCAGAAAAGTCGGTGTTAACTTGCTGGGATAAGATGGCGGTATCGATCAGGGGCACTGGCTGGATTGTCGGCTGGTTAACTATAGATGTAAGAAAATTGTTTTGTTCAATGACTTGGCGTGTTGCCTCGTGGTCTAGGGTGACGCCAAGCTGCGCTAACTGGTAGGTACGGGATTGGTCACGGAGGGTTAAAGTGACCGATTGGCGGGCAATGTCTTCTTCTAAGGTATTGATGATAGCCGGTAAGCCGTCAGTACTCATGCCAGTAAGATTGTGCAGACCAGCTTGAACACCAGGAGCAATACGGCCGGAGAAAACTACGGGAGTTAAGACAAAAAGACCACCGAGCAGAATGATAGTAACGGTTAGGGTAGCAACAATAAGTGAGAACTTGAGCATAAACTTAGTTTAGAGTATACGGTGAACTTAAGCACTGGGTTAGGGTATTTTTGTATATATA
Proteins encoded in this region:
- a CDS encoding VanW family protein, with product MLKFSLIVATLTVTIILLGGLFVLTPVVFSGRIAPGVQAGLHNLTGMSTDGLPAIINTLEEDIARQSVTLTLRDQSRTYQLAQLGVTLDHEATRQVIEQNNFLTSIVNQPTIQPVPLIDTAILSQQVNTDFSALINIPQNATLQFNATDELALVPSRPGETIQTDTLQGALQEVVITSAWSTSIPLTLQTSDASVQDEETQSALIFARQILADGIDLTFADKTFPMKPFTIKRLLEFTPQVDPSNFNNQILGLKMNPAGLADYLTTTIVPDIDQSAQNARFVLRDDGRVDQFALPQSGRQLDLTATATNIAAKLAKHDRVIPLAVVVTEPAISEQADIQQLGITAKLATGESDFAGSPNNRKHNIVLGASRYHGLLIPPGAEFSFNEFIGPVNAATGFKPELVIKENVTTPEFGGGLCQVSTTLFRSALYSGLEITQRRNHSYAVSYYGKPGLDATIYPPYTDLRFLNNTPGYILIQSRIEGTKLAFDFWGTEDNRSVTVTGPVTYERGSDGSVKAYVSQEVALADKTIINQTFYSRYKSPKLFPRVLAANGEAPPSTVPPVTDPQASPSVTVLPTPVAVQPSLSPAATPVKKSPIPTNESNSTTNPADTSTGG